A region of bacterium DNA encodes the following proteins:
- a CDS encoding L,D-transpeptidase — protein sequence MPRLYVAVLLISLAILGAGCDTPPLADMVRAESALVRCRTGIIKQYASAEVEAGEVAMQKAREEMAYQQGRWSLLRKYDSADSLIAYARSLIQIAEDSAAVRRATAYAYAKSEIDDLGEDLSLWRKSLDQKLTLYGAEKLWTLAQMSQANAISLMTQEDLEGALESAQECREHLAALRDALNNHDVDEQERIRMARTWVAHTLENSRRNGNVAIIVDKEEKMLHVIDSGKKIKSYRCDLGFNAAYQKMFAGDGATPEGRYQVTKVVHSSRYFKALLLDYPNEDDKKRFAANKRSGRISQRAGIGKLIEIHGHGGQNKDWTDGCVALADRDMLDILKFATVGTPVTIVRKLEGFQ from the coding sequence ATGCCCCGCCTCTACGTCGCTGTTTTGCTCATCTCCCTCGCCATCCTTGGCGCAGGGTGTGATACTCCGCCGCTCGCAGATATGGTTCGGGCCGAGTCGGCGCTCGTCCGCTGCCGCACCGGCATCATAAAACAGTATGCCTCCGCTGAAGTTGAAGCCGGCGAAGTTGCAATGCAGAAAGCCCGCGAGGAGATGGCTTATCAGCAGGGACGCTGGTCATTGCTTCGCAAGTACGACTCGGCGGACTCCCTGATTGCCTACGCTCGGTCGCTGATTCAGATTGCCGAAGACTCAGCGGCCGTCCGGCGAGCGACGGCCTATGCGTACGCCAAGAGCGAGATTGATGATCTCGGCGAAGATCTCTCGCTGTGGCGCAAATCGCTCGACCAGAAGTTGACTCTTTACGGCGCTGAAAAACTCTGGACTCTCGCCCAGATGAGTCAGGCAAATGCCATCAGCTTGATGACACAAGAGGATTTGGAAGGTGCACTGGAATCCGCACAAGAATGCCGAGAACATCTGGCCGCGCTGCGAGACGCCCTGAATAACCACGATGTTGATGAGCAAGAGCGAATTCGCATGGCCAGAACATGGGTCGCGCATACGCTTGAGAACAGCCGGCGGAACGGAAACGTCGCGATTATCGTTGATAAAGAAGAGAAGATGCTCCACGTCATTGATAGTGGAAAGAAAATAAAATCATATCGTTGCGACCTCGGTTTCAATGCCGCGTATCAGAAGATGTTCGCAGGCGACGGCGCGACGCCAGAAGGCCGCTACCAAGTTACCAAGGTCGTGCATTCAAGCCGCTACTTCAAAGCGCTCCTGCTTGATTATCCTAACGAAGATGACAAAAAGCGCTTTGCCGCAAACAAACGCTCTGGTCGAATCTCTCAGCGCGCGGGTATCGGCAAACTTATCGAAATTCACGGACACGGCGGACAGAACAAAGACTGGACCGACGGATGTGTCGCCCTTGCCGACCGTGATATGCTCGATATTCTGAAATTCGCGACAGTCGGAACACCCGTCACTATCGTGCGAAAATTGGAGGGCTTCCAATGA
- a CDS encoding L,D-transpeptidase, whose amino-acid sequence MIRIVLIIVVVIGVLVSLAFALSSKPAELPTPQIIARMDSLLATPPDEKSLSKEVKQLRKELEKSVPKSKYVVIDRNSNTAYLRTADSVLYKAVCSTGSGGELTDPKSGRKWVFHTPSGVFAIKNKIVEPWWRKPDWAFIEDNEPIPSNNSDRLDPNVMGDYAMGFGDGYFIHGTLYERLLGMSVSHGCVRLGSDDLKYIYDRVPIGTGVYVY is encoded by the coding sequence ATGATCAGAATTGTCCTTATTATTGTCGTCGTGATCGGCGTGCTGGTCTCGCTGGCTTTTGCGCTCTCCAGCAAACCTGCCGAACTCCCAACGCCGCAAATTATCGCACGGATGGACTCTCTGCTCGCAACACCGCCTGATGAGAAATCGCTGAGCAAGGAAGTCAAGCAGTTGCGCAAGGAGCTTGAAAAAAGTGTTCCTAAGTCAAAGTATGTCGTCATTGACCGAAACAGCAATACAGCCTATCTCCGCACAGCTGATTCCGTGTTATACAAAGCGGTTTGCTCCACCGGTTCGGGGGGTGAGTTAACCGATCCCAAGAGCGGCCGCAAATGGGTCTTTCACACTCCCAGCGGTGTCTTTGCCATCAAAAACAAGATCGTTGAACCGTGGTGGCGCAAGCCTGACTGGGCCTTCATTGAAGACAATGAGCCGATTCCCTCCAACAATTCTGACCGGTTGGACCCGAACGTCATGGGTGACTACGCCATGGGATTTGGTGACGGTTACTTTATTCACGGCACTCTCTACGAAAGACTATTAGGAATGTCGGTCAGCCACGGCTGTGTTCGACTCGGCTCGGATGACTTGAAATACATCTACGACCGTGTCCCCATCGGGACAGGAGTCTATGTTTACTAA
- a CDS encoding T9SS type A sorting domain-containing protein codes for MKSFKTLFICLTLMALGTTSAHAAIGWAGQIWPTSGQTYLPTDNIGVYVQVWKGGCTDSPGPCADVEGWLYYKTASAADYDSVMMAYNVEIGNNDEWWGTIPSSSTVGGEDTYFYVRIRDISDDSWYEGAQDQAGNSPPFTLHIQPGLSADVAVTFRVDMNCVNPDLFEGGVFFTGDFLGWSMCNPNGAMNDFNNDGIWEGTFVFVGGSNPSIQYKFQRNDGGVCNWECGGNRLASIVDNGQPQTLDIQVYCCETWGPGEISGAGSYCVSLCCCAQELWIHLNTPYNPPVFTDFTYVPGCIECDVPDCSPGSGEISWEIRQGEDMNWYLVLCLLADANRQLIPPDGDDYAGCFCITIDDILPVQMASFSAVGLENAVRVNWSTATEQATSHFILDRSTDLNAWSTVAQLQARGESSSETHYTFTDGNVVAGTAYNYRLTIVDLDGSRSVHSQIASATPRGTGTVSEFALAQNFPNPFNPETNISYTLADAAKVTLKIFTVTGEEVTTLVSRSQTAGSYTVSFDAASLPSGVYFYRLDAGNFTATRKMLLLK; via the coding sequence ATGAAATCTTTTAAGACCTTGTTTATCTGTTTAACGCTAATGGCCCTCGGCACAACAAGTGCTCATGCAGCAATTGGCTGGGCCGGCCAGATTTGGCCCACGAGCGGCCAAACTTATCTCCCGACCGACAACATCGGAGTCTACGTGCAGGTTTGGAAGGGCGGCTGTACGGATTCGCCCGGCCCGTGCGCAGACGTAGAAGGCTGGTTGTACTACAAGACCGCCAGCGCCGCAGATTATGATTCCGTGATGATGGCCTACAACGTGGAGATCGGCAACAACGATGAATGGTGGGGGACGATTCCCTCCAGTTCGACAGTAGGTGGAGAAGACACCTATTTCTATGTCAGGATTCGCGACATCTCTGACGATAGCTGGTATGAAGGCGCGCAGGATCAGGCAGGCAACAGCCCGCCATTTACGCTGCATATTCAGCCGGGCCTCTCGGCCGATGTGGCAGTTACGTTCCGCGTGGATATGAACTGTGTGAACCCCGACTTGTTCGAAGGCGGCGTGTTCTTCACAGGCGACTTCCTCGGCTGGAGCATGTGCAATCCGAACGGCGCAATGAACGATTTCAACAACGACGGAATCTGGGAGGGCACGTTTGTCTTTGTCGGTGGCTCGAATCCCTCGATTCAATACAAGTTCCAGCGCAATGACGGCGGAGTTTGCAATTGGGAATGCGGCGGCAACCGCCTTGCCAGTATTGTTGACAACGGCCAACCGCAGACGCTCGACATTCAGGTTTACTGCTGCGAGACGTGGGGACCGGGTGAGATTTCCGGAGCAGGTTCCTACTGTGTTAGTTTGTGTTGCTGTGCGCAGGAACTGTGGATTCACTTGAACACACCGTACAATCCGCCGGTGTTTACGGATTTCACGTACGTTCCGGGCTGCATTGAGTGTGATGTTCCGGACTGTTCGCCGGGCAGCGGCGAGATCAGCTGGGAGATTCGTCAAGGCGAGGACATGAACTGGTATCTCGTGCTGTGTCTGCTCGCTGACGCAAATCGGCAGTTGATTCCACCGGACGGCGACGACTACGCAGGTTGTTTCTGCATCACGATTGACGACATTCTGCCCGTGCAGATGGCATCGTTCAGCGCCGTCGGTCTGGAGAATGCGGTTCGCGTGAATTGGAGCACTGCCACTGAGCAAGCGACCAGTCACTTCATACTGGACCGCTCGACCGACCTGAATGCGTGGTCGACCGTCGCTCAGCTGCAAGCTCGCGGTGAAAGCTCGTCGGAGACACATTATACGTTCACCGACGGCAACGTCGTTGCCGGCACGGCTTACAACTATCGCTTGACGATCGTTGACCTTGATGGCAGCCGTAGCGTGCATTCGCAGATCGCCAGCGCGACACCGCGCGGAACAGGGACAGTGAGCGAGTTTGCATTGGCGCAGAATTTCCCGAACCCGTTCAACCCCGAGACGAACATCAGCTATACGCTGGCGGATGCCGCCAAGGTGACGTTGAAGATTTTCACAGTCACGGGCGAAGAAGTGACGACGCTTGTGAGCCGCAGCCAGACTGCCGGTTCCTATACGGTGTCCTTTGATGCCGCATCACTGCCGAGCGGAGTGTACTTCTACCGCCTCGATGCCGGGAACTTCACGGCAACGCGCAAGATGCTATTGCTAAAGTAA
- a CDS encoding aminodeoxychorismate/anthranilate synthase component II, translating to MIFILDNYDSFTFNLVQAVNRLGVETVTARNDEITAAEVLELGPSGIILSPGPGRPENAGNMPKILSAALDKVPILGVCLGHQMIGLLLGAQVVAASNIVHGKSTRIHHDGLGVFHGLPNPFSAGRYHSLIVSPEALPEDLTISARTDGGEIMGLRHRRLPVEGVQFHPESILTPEGDLLLLNFVRLTSGCV from the coding sequence TTGATTTTCATTCTCGACAATTACGATTCATTTACTTTTAATCTCGTCCAAGCTGTCAACAGACTTGGAGTTGAAACAGTCACCGCGAGAAATGACGAAATCACCGCCGCAGAAGTCCTTGAGTTAGGCCCTTCAGGAATTATCCTCTCGCCCGGGCCGGGGAGACCCGAAAATGCGGGAAATATGCCGAAAATACTAAGTGCTGCGCTGGATAAAGTCCCGATTCTCGGCGTCTGTCTGGGTCACCAAATGATCGGTTTGCTGTTGGGGGCACAAGTGGTAGCTGCTTCCAATATCGTCCACGGAAAGTCAACAAGAATACACCATGACGGACTTGGCGTGTTTCATGGCCTGCCCAATCCGTTTTCCGCTGGTCGGTACCATTCCCTAATCGTTTCCCCGGAGGCCCTACCCGAAGACTTAACAATCTCGGCGCGAACTGACGGAGGCGAAATCATGGGGTTACGTCACCGGAGGCTACCCGTTGAGGGAGTCCAATTCCACCCTGAATCGATCCTGACCCCGGAGGGCGATCTGTTGCTTCTGAATTTTGTTCGGTTAACTTCTGGTTGTGTCTGA
- a CDS encoding TlpA family protein disulfide reductase, translated as MKTLFSLMLATFVLASVGCGQSGAKQEAVKVADAKKLNFTYQTTEGQTVDARQFYGKVVIVDIWDTWCGPCRKGIPHFVELYDQYNGQVEIVGLAFGRYGAPKVKEFADQMKINYPNGLFSDEAATQFGRPRSIPTCFIIDKKGEIVETVVGYRPKEYFEEKIQALLKS; from the coding sequence ATGAAGACACTTTTCTCCCTGATGCTGGCGACGTTCGTGCTCGCTTCCGTCGGTTGCGGCCAATCGGGCGCCAAGCAGGAGGCCGTCAAGGTTGCCGATGCAAAGAAACTGAATTTCACCTACCAAACGACCGAAGGGCAGACGGTGGACGCACGCCAATTCTACGGCAAGGTCGTCATCGTCGACATTTGGGATACGTGGTGTGGTCCCTGTCGGAAAGGTATTCCGCATTTCGTCGAACTTTACGACCAGTACAATGGGCAAGTTGAAATCGTGGGTTTGGCCTTTGGCCGCTATGGCGCACCGAAAGTCAAGGAATTCGCGGACCAGATGAAGATCAATTATCCTAACGGTCTCTTTAGCGACGAAGCCGCTACGCAGTTTGGTCGCCCGCGCTCGATTCCCACCTGCTTCATCATTGACAAGAAAGGTGAAATCGTCGAGACTGTGGTTGGCTATCGCCCGAAAGAGTATTTTGAGGAAAAGATTCAGGCTCTGCTGAAGTCTTAA
- the trxA gene encoding thioredoxin, translating to MPNTAAAAVLKVTDQSFGDTVKSNKLLVVDCYADWCGPCRMIAPIVEDLANEYAGRVAFAKVDVDQSPDVSRQFHVSSIPTLLFFKNGEMVDRQIGALPKHALQARVESLLAN from the coding sequence ATGCCGAATACCGCTGCAGCCGCCGTGCTGAAGGTTACTGATCAGTCCTTCGGTGATACCGTTAAGTCAAACAAACTGTTGGTCGTGGATTGTTACGCGGATTGGTGCGGCCCCTGTCGCATGATTGCGCCGATCGTTGAGGATCTTGCCAATGAATACGCAGGTCGTGTGGCATTTGCAAAAGTAGACGTGGATCAGTCTCCCGATGTCAGCCGTCAGTTCCATGTCAGTTCGATTCCCACCCTCTTGTTCTTCAAGAATGGGGAAATGGTGGATCGCCAGATCGGTGCCCTGCCCAAGCACGCCTTGCAAGCTCGCGTCGAGTCGCTGCTCGCAAATTGA